Proteins encoded in a region of the Deefgea piscis genome:
- the gloA gene encoding lactoylglutathione lyase, producing the protein MRLLHTMLRVANLERSIAFYCGVLNMCLLRQQDFPEGRFTLAFVGYGAESEQSVIELTHNWDVAEYQMGTAFGHLAIETDDIVMACEAVRAKGGVVVREPGPMKHGSTVIAFVEDPDGYKIEFIQK; encoded by the coding sequence ATGCGTTTATTACATACCATGTTGCGGGTTGCTAACTTGGAGCGTTCGATTGCATTTTATTGTGGTGTACTAAATATGTGTTTATTGCGCCAGCAAGATTTTCCAGAAGGACGCTTTACTTTAGCTTTTGTCGGTTATGGTGCGGAGTCGGAGCAGTCGGTGATTGAGCTGACGCACAACTGGGATGTTGCTGAGTATCAAATGGGAACGGCATTTGGTCATTTGGCCATTGAAACCGATGATATTGTGATGGCTTGTGAAGCCGTTCGAGCAAAAGGCGGCGTTGTCGTGCGTGAGCCCGGTCCGATGAAGCACGGTAGTACGGTGATCGCGTTTGTCGAAGATCCGGATGGTTACAAAATTGAATTTATTCAGAAGTAA
- a CDS encoding sodium:proton antiporter, which yields MIKKLTWLLALLPGLAMAADFDGAQLSLLWAAPFAGLLLSIALFPIFAPAFWHHHFGKISAFWAAAFLLPFITSYGMAPAAGIVVHAMLAEYIPFILILFALYTVSGGILVSGNLHGSPKMNTGILALGAVMASLMGTTGAAMLLIRPLLKANDNRLHNVHVVVFFIFLVANIGGGLTPLGDPPLFLGFLKGVDFMWTVEHMMWPVLFAAAILLAMFYAIDSYYYKKEGVLPVDRTPDSKIEFFGLWNFGLIGAIIACVVMSGIWKPGIEWNIMGTHVELQNIVRDVLLVLIAIISLKFTKKEIRAGNDFNWGPILEVAKLFAAIFIAMAPAIAILRAGEAGQMASLVKMVSSPDGMPIDYMYFWMTGLLSAFLDNAPTYLVFFNLASGDAAHLMTTMASTLLAISCGAVFMGALSYIGNAPNFMVKAVAEDRGVKMPSFFGYMAWSCVCLLPVFVLMTLVFF from the coding sequence ATGATTAAAAAACTAACTTGGCTGTTGGCCTTATTGCCTGGTTTGGCAATGGCGGCAGATTTTGACGGTGCGCAACTGTCTTTATTATGGGCAGCACCGTTTGCAGGTTTATTGCTGTCAATTGCGTTGTTTCCGATTTTTGCGCCAGCTTTTTGGCATCATCATTTCGGTAAGATCTCGGCTTTTTGGGCGGCAGCGTTTTTGCTACCTTTTATCACGAGCTACGGCATGGCACCTGCGGCAGGTATCGTGGTGCATGCGATGTTGGCGGAATATATTCCGTTTATTCTGATTTTGTTTGCGCTGTATACCGTGTCGGGCGGGATTTTGGTGAGCGGTAATTTACATGGCTCACCAAAAATGAATACCGGTATTTTGGCCTTGGGCGCGGTGATGGCCTCGTTGATGGGAACGACTGGCGCTGCCATGTTATTGATTCGTCCATTACTTAAAGCCAACGATAATCGCCTACACAATGTGCACGTGGTGGTGTTCTTTATCTTCTTGGTGGCCAATATTGGTGGCGGTTTAACGCCGCTCGGTGATCCGCCATTGTTCCTGGGCTTTTTGAAGGGCGTTGATTTCATGTGGACGGTTGAGCACATGATGTGGCCGGTGCTGTTTGCTGCGGCAATCTTGCTGGCGATGTTTTATGCCATCGATAGTTATTACTATAAGAAAGAAGGCGTGTTGCCGGTTGATCGGACACCTGATAGCAAGATCGAATTTTTTGGTTTATGGAATTTCGGTTTGATTGGCGCGATTATCGCTTGCGTGGTGATGTCTGGGATTTGGAAGCCGGGTATCGAATGGAACATCATGGGCACGCATGTTGAATTGCAAAACATCGTGCGCGATGTGCTGTTAGTGCTGATTGCGATTATTTCTTTGAAGTTCACCAAAAAAGAAATCCGCGCGGGGAATGATTTTAACTGGGGTCCGATTTTAGAAGTCGCCAAACTGTTTGCGGCGATCTTTATTGCGATGGCGCCAGCGATTGCGATTTTGCGCGCAGGTGAAGCAGGGCAAATGGCCAGCTTGGTGAAGATGGTTAGCTCGCCGGATGGCATGCCGATTGATTATATGTATTTCTGGATGACGGGTTTGCTGTCGGCCTTCCTAGATAATGCACCAACGTACTTGGTGTTCTTTAATCTAGCGAGCGGCGATGCTGCGCATCTGATGACAACAATGGCATCGACCTTATTGGCGATCTCATGTGGTGCGGTGTTTATGGGCGCGCTGAGTTATATCGGTAATGCACCTAACTTTATGGTGAAGGCGGTAGCTGAAGATCGTGGCGTTAAAATGCCAAGTTTCTTTGGTTATATGGCTTGGTCTTGTGTTTGCTTGTTACCCGTATTTGTTTTGATGACGCTGGTGTTCTTTTAA
- a CDS encoding phosphoketolase family protein, with the protein MAQLSKEQIGNMHRYFQAANYLSVGQIYLLDNPMLKLPLKREHIKPRLLGHWGTTPGLNFIFVHANRVIVERDVSMIYITGPGHGGPGFVANTWLEGSYEEFFPAIDRTEAGMQRLFKQFSFPRGIPSHVAPETPGSMHEGGELGYSVSHAYGAALDNPDQVVIAVVGDGEAETGPLAASWHSTKYIHPINDGFVLPILHLNGYKIANPTLLARMDKEEVTNLFKGYGYEPIFVELKQETFNDKLDTFDQIHIDMAAAMDLCMDKFAAIRAAAIAEQEAGKPITRPRWPMIVMRTPKGWTGPKEIKGKKVEDYWRSHQVPFSDIDDENVINLENWMRSYQIETLFNADGSVKQELVDLAPKGIKRFGSNPIVHGQVSKDLKMPDFRKYEVKFAKPGTENAEMTRVMGKFLRDVMKENEAEKNFRIFGPDETASNRWNDVFEVSGKTWLANFFEEDKTNDFLQQDGRVMEILSEHTCQGWLEAYNLTGRHGFFSCYEAFIHVIDSMFNQHAKWLKTTKHINWRKPIPSLNYLLTSHVWRQDHNGFSHQDPGFLDHVINKKAEVIRVYLPADANTLLSVTDHVLRSRHYVNVIVAGKQPALQYLTMDQAIKHATTGLGIWDWASNDQGGEPDVVMACAGEIPTMEALAATDLLRQHFPDLKIRFVNVCDLMTLQPQEEHPHGLSDREFDAIFTTDKPVMFAFHGYPWLIHRLTYRRNGHANIHARGYIEEGSTSTPFDMVVVNQLDRFNLAIDVIDRVPHLQKIGAHVRQKLVGKLVEHAEYIAEVGDDMPEVKEWKWTY; encoded by the coding sequence GTGGCTCAACTATCAAAAGAACAAATTGGTAATATGCATCGTTACTTTCAGGCAGCGAATTACCTGTCTGTAGGTCAGATTTATTTGCTCGACAACCCAATGTTGAAACTACCGCTCAAACGTGAACACATCAAGCCACGTTTGTTGGGTCACTGGGGTACGACTCCAGGTTTGAACTTTATTTTTGTTCACGCCAATCGCGTGATTGTTGAGCGTGATGTATCGATGATTTACATCACTGGCCCTGGCCATGGTGGTCCTGGTTTTGTGGCTAATACTTGGCTCGAAGGTTCGTACGAAGAATTCTTCCCAGCGATTGATCGCACTGAAGCAGGTATGCAACGCCTATTCAAGCAATTCAGCTTCCCACGCGGTATACCTTCACACGTAGCGCCAGAAACCCCAGGTTCAATGCACGAAGGTGGTGAATTGGGTTACAGCGTATCGCATGCCTACGGTGCGGCTCTGGATAATCCAGACCAAGTGGTGATTGCTGTTGTTGGTGACGGTGAAGCTGAAACTGGCCCATTGGCTGCGTCTTGGCACTCAACGAAATACATCCACCCGATTAATGACGGTTTTGTATTGCCAATCTTGCATTTGAACGGCTACAAAATTGCCAATCCAACACTTCTTGCCCGTATGGACAAAGAAGAAGTGACTAACTTGTTCAAAGGTTATGGCTACGAGCCAATCTTTGTTGAACTCAAGCAAGAAACATTCAACGACAAGCTCGATACATTCGACCAGATCCATATTGATATGGCTGCGGCAATGGACTTGTGTATGGATAAATTTGCGGCGATTCGTGCTGCTGCCATTGCAGAGCAAGAAGCAGGCAAGCCAATCACTCGCCCACGTTGGCCAATGATTGTTATGCGCACGCCTAAAGGCTGGACTGGCCCGAAAGAAATTAAAGGCAAAAAAGTTGAAGACTACTGGCGTAGTCACCAAGTGCCATTCTCTGATATCGATGATGAGAATGTGATCAACTTGGAAAACTGGATGCGCTCGTATCAAATCGAAACCTTGTTTAATGCTGATGGTTCAGTGAAACAAGAATTGGTTGATTTGGCACCGAAAGGCATTAAACGCTTTGGTTCAAACCCAATCGTGCACGGTCAAGTTTCGAAAGACTTGAAAATGCCAGACTTCCGTAAATATGAAGTGAAGTTTGCGAAACCAGGTACTGAAAACGCCGAAATGACTCGCGTAATGGGTAAATTCCTCCGCGACGTGATGAAAGAAAACGAAGCTGAGAAAAACTTCCGTATCTTCGGCCCAGATGAAACTGCATCTAACCGTTGGAACGACGTATTCGAAGTATCGGGCAAAACTTGGTTGGCGAACTTCTTTGAAGAAGACAAAACCAATGACTTCTTGCAACAAGATGGCCGTGTTATGGAAATCTTGTCTGAGCACACTTGCCAAGGTTGGCTCGAAGCGTACAACTTGACCGGTCGTCACGGCTTCTTTAGCTGCTACGAAGCGTTTATCCACGTGATTGATTCGATGTTTAACCAACACGCAAAATGGTTGAAAACAACGAAGCACATCAACTGGCGCAAACCAATTCCGTCATTGAACTACCTGTTGACTTCACACGTTTGGCGTCAAGACCACAACGGCTTCTCGCATCAAGATCCAGGTTTCTTGGATCACGTGATCAACAAGAAAGCTGAAGTGATTCGTGTGTACTTGCCAGCTGATGCCAATACTTTGTTGTCGGTGACTGACCATGTATTGCGCTCACGTCATTATGTGAACGTGATCGTTGCCGGTAAACAGCCAGCATTGCAATACCTGACTATGGATCAAGCGATTAAACACGCTACCACTGGTTTGGGTATCTGGGACTGGGCATCGAACGACCAAGGCGGCGAGCCAGATGTAGTGATGGCGTGTGCGGGTGAAATCCCAACAATGGAAGCATTGGCGGCAACTGATTTGCTCCGTCAACACTTCCCAGATCTGAAAATCCGCTTTGTTAACGTTTGCGATTTGATGACACTGCAACCGCAAGAAGAACATCCACACGGCTTGTCTGACCGCGAATTTGACGCGATCTTCACGACTGACAAACCAGTGATGTTTGCCTTCCATGGTTACCCATGGTTGATCCATCGCTTAACTTACCGTCGTAACGGCCACGCTAACATCCATGCTCGTGGTTATATCGAAGAAGGTTCTACTTCGACGCCGTTCGACATGGTTGTAGTGAATCAGTTGGATCGTTTCAACTTGGCCATCGACGTGATTGATCGTGTACCACACCTGCAAAAAATCGGTGCTCACGTTCGTCAAAAACTGGTTGGCAAGTTGGTTGAACATGCTGAGTACATCGCCGAAGTGGGTGATGATATGCCAGAAGTGAAAGAATGGAAGTGGACTTACTAA
- a CDS encoding inositol monophosphatase family protein: MSETLLALCAIAREVAATEIMPRYQKVVAEVKHDGSLFTEADLAAQTALQRLLPGLLDCPVLGEEMTQAEQEQLWAAHADGLWVVDPIDGTTNFAHGLPNFAVSIALMRQHRPVLAVVYVPVLDECFAAEAACGAWLNDERLPRVRDERPLSGAIASVETKWLSGHLATRIVTLNPYHSHRNFGASTIDWCWLAAGRTDVMLHGAQKLWDYAAGVLILLESGGQVGSIFHDEYWQENPWHRSAVAARTPSLYAAWQVWVQANK, from the coding sequence ATGAGCGAAACGCTATTAGCTTTATGTGCCATTGCACGTGAGGTCGCAGCCACAGAAATCATGCCGCGCTATCAAAAAGTCGTTGCTGAAGTGAAGCATGACGGCAGTTTGTTTACCGAGGCCGATTTGGCGGCGCAAACAGCATTGCAACGATTATTGCCTGGTTTGCTCGATTGCCCCGTTTTGGGCGAAGAAATGACGCAGGCCGAGCAAGAGCAACTATGGGCGGCGCATGCCGATGGTTTGTGGGTGGTCGACCCGATTGATGGCACGACTAATTTCGCGCACGGCTTACCCAATTTTGCTGTGTCGATTGCATTGATGCGTCAGCATCGTCCGGTGTTGGCCGTGGTGTATGTGCCGGTATTGGATGAATGCTTTGCAGCTGAGGCCGCTTGCGGTGCATGGTTAAATGATGAGCGCTTGCCACGGGTGCGAGACGAGCGTCCTTTGTCTGGTGCGATTGCTTCGGTTGAAACCAAGTGGTTGTCTGGGCATTTAGCGACGCGGATCGTGACCTTGAATCCCTATCACAGTCACCGCAATTTTGGTGCATCCACCATAGATTGGTGCTGGCTGGCGGCGGGGCGCACTGATGTTATGCTGCATGGGGCGCAAAAACTTTGGGATTACGCTGCAGGGGTGTTGATCCTACTGGAGTCAGGCGGACAAGTTGGTTCGATTTTCCATGATGAGTATTGGCAAGAAAATCCTTGGCATCGCAGCGCGGTCGCCGCGCGAACACCGTCGCTTTATGCTGCTTGGCAGGTATGGGTGCAAGCTAATAAGTAA
- a CDS encoding 23S rRNA (adenine(2030)-N(6))-methyltransferase RlmJ → MLSYRHAFHAGNHADVLKHCIEVMLLDYMNQKDKPWWYIDTHAGAGVYSLTQGYATKNAEFETGIARLWQRTDLPAPLQRYIDVVKDLNAGSAHLQLYPGSPYVAQALQRRDDKLRLFELHPSDSKLLAENFLDAGRAAKVVQADGFASIKSVLPPPPRRALMLIDPPYEEKHDYVRVVETLKEALERFPTGTYAVWYPQLSRAETKQMPEKLKKLGAKSWLHVALTVHTPRADGFGMHGSGMFILNPPWTLNNELKEIMPYLVQHLGLDNGAKYLLEQQAA, encoded by the coding sequence ATGCTCAGTTATCGTCACGCCTTCCACGCTGGCAACCATGCCGACGTTCTCAAGCATTGCATCGAGGTGATGCTGCTCGATTATATGAATCAAAAAGACAAACCTTGGTGGTATATCGATACGCACGCCGGTGCGGGCGTGTATTCATTGACGCAAGGCTATGCGACCAAAAATGCCGAATTCGAAACCGGCATTGCGCGATTATGGCAGCGCACTGATTTACCCGCGCCACTGCAACGCTATATAGATGTTGTAAAAGATTTGAACGCAGGTAGCGCGCATTTGCAGTTATATCCTGGCTCACCATATGTGGCGCAGGCTTTGCAGCGCAGGGACGATAAATTACGTTTATTTGAATTGCATCCAAGTGACAGCAAGTTACTGGCGGAGAATTTTCTGGATGCCGGCCGCGCAGCCAAAGTGGTGCAAGCGGATGGCTTTGCCAGCATCAAAAGCGTATTACCGCCGCCGCCGCGTCGGGCTTTGATGTTGATTGATCCACCGTATGAAGAAAAGCATGATTATGTGCGGGTGGTTGAAACACTAAAAGAAGCGCTAGAGCGCTTTCCAACGGGTACATATGCGGTGTGGTATCCGCAATTGTCACGGGCCGAAACCAAGCAAATGCCTGAGAAACTCAAAAAGCTCGGCGCAAAAAGCTGGTTACATGTTGCGCTCACCGTGCATACGCCACGCGCGGATGGTTTTGGCATGCATGGCAGCGGGATGTTTATCTTGAATCCACCGTGGACTTTAAATAATGAACTTAAAGAAATCATGCCCTACTTAGTTCAACATTTAGGCCTAGATAACGGCGCTAAATATCTACTTGAACAACAAGCAGCTTAA
- a CDS encoding GIY-YIG nuclease family protein — MTWFVYILVCRGNRLYTGVTTDIERRYVQHLNGKGARYTRAFPPERILIRWLCNDQRVALRVEYAIKQLTTAQKWALVAESSSLGEELRCIDGIWTEVKLKELKV, encoded by the coding sequence ATGACTTGGTTTGTGTATATTTTAGTTTGCCGAGGTAATCGGTTGTATACCGGCGTAACAACGGATATAGAACGTCGATATGTACAGCATCTCAATGGAAAAGGCGCGCGCTATACGCGAGCTTTTCCTCCTGAACGGATTTTAATTCGCTGGCTTTGTAATGATCAACGCGTTGCTTTGCGGGTTGAATATGCGATTAAGCAGTTAACGACGGCACAAAAATGGGCATTAGTGGCTGAGTCATCAAGTTTGGGTGAAGAATTGCGATGTATTGATGGGATTTGGACTGAAGTTAAATTGAAAGAATTGAAAGTATAA
- a CDS encoding AmpG family muropeptide MFS transporter, with protein MFSKYLAVFNNRRICAAMLLGFASGLPLALTGSTLQAWLSDAGLDIKTIGWFTLVGQPYTWKFLWSPLVDRFPMPFLGRRRGWILITQIALAAVIAKMSGLDPQTHLATFALMALLIAFFSATQDVVIDAYRTEVLQPEERGAGAAVGVFGYRMAMLTSGAVALILADGILTWEQTYLVMAGIMGTMAIVTFFSPEPVLQTKPPLSLRSAIIDPLKEFFSRDGAWILLALVVAYKLGDAFAGSLSTKFLLDMGYSKSIIGQAYKVFGLVATLVGGFAGAILMLRWGLYKSLVIFGILQALTNLGYWLIAIHGSPDIGLLLFAISTENLAGGMGTTAAVALLMSLCNPNFTATQYALLSALTAFGRVYVGPASGYLVTAVGWSHFFMISAAIALPGLALLFVLRKTIHKLDQ; from the coding sequence ATGTTTTCTAAATATCTAGCCGTTTTTAATAATCGGCGAATTTGTGCGGCAATGCTACTTGGCTTTGCTTCTGGTCTGCCATTAGCACTCACCGGATCCACACTGCAAGCATGGTTATCCGATGCTGGTTTAGATATTAAAACCATAGGTTGGTTTACCTTGGTTGGACAACCTTATACTTGGAAATTTTTATGGTCACCCCTCGTTGATCGCTTTCCAATGCCATTCTTAGGCCGGCGTCGGGGTTGGATTTTAATAACCCAAATTGCGCTTGCTGCAGTCATCGCCAAAATGAGTGGGCTTGATCCACAAACACACTTAGCCACTTTTGCCTTGATGGCGCTATTAATTGCTTTCTTTTCAGCAACTCAAGACGTCGTCATTGATGCCTACCGCACCGAAGTGCTACAGCCCGAAGAGCGTGGCGCCGGAGCGGCTGTGGGCGTCTTCGGTTATCGAATGGCAATGCTAACATCAGGTGCTGTCGCACTTATTTTGGCCGACGGTATATTAACTTGGGAACAAACTTACCTAGTTATGGCGGGGATTATGGGCACCATGGCCATCGTCACCTTTTTTTCGCCCGAGCCTGTATTGCAGACCAAACCACCACTGAGTCTACGTTCTGCAATTATCGATCCATTAAAAGAATTTTTTTCCCGTGATGGCGCGTGGATTCTATTGGCTTTAGTCGTTGCCTATAAACTTGGCGATGCTTTTGCTGGCAGCTTATCTACAAAATTCTTACTCGACATGGGATATAGCAAATCAATTATTGGCCAAGCCTATAAAGTCTTTGGTCTAGTTGCCACTTTAGTCGGGGGTTTTGCCGGAGCCATTTTGATGTTGCGCTGGGGCTTATATAAATCGCTGGTCATTTTTGGCATATTACAAGCACTCACCAATTTAGGTTATTGGCTCATTGCTATTCATGGTTCGCCTGATATTGGTTTGTTACTCTTTGCGATCAGCACCGAGAATCTAGCCGGCGGAATGGGCACAACAGCAGCCGTCGCCTTATTAATGAGCTTATGTAACCCGAATTTTACTGCAACTCAATACGCGCTCTTATCTGCATTAACTGCTTTTGGTCGAGTTTATGTAGGACCTGCATCTGGTTATCTCGTTACTGCAGTGGGTTGGTCGCATTTCTTTATGATTTCAGCCGCAATTGCATTACCAGGACTCGCTTTATTATTTGTTCTGCGTAAAACAATACATAAACTAGATCAATAA